Proteins from a single region of Candidatus Reconcilbacillus cellulovorans:
- a CDS encoding transposase produces the protein LGLTISRQTLANWMIRGAEWLALLYDRMREHLLKQDILHADETTLQVLREPGKAAEPPSYLWLYRTGRTGPPIVLYEYQPTRNGDHARKFLSGFTGYLHVDGYAGYHKVPGVTLVGCWAHARRKFDEALKALPAGASNTETAAHQGRAFCNELFAIERELKDASPEERYAVRLERSKPVVEAYLAWLRKQRSRTLPKSLLGQAIAYSLSQWDKLTAFLQDGRLELDNNRSERSIKPFVIGRKNWLFANTPRGAKASATIYSVIETAKENGLNPFEYLKYLFEQLPQLEDPKDPEALDRRLPWSSELPSICRASGS, from the coding sequence GTCTGGGCCTGACGATTTCCCGACAGACGTTGGCCAACTGGATGATCCGCGGCGCCGAGTGGTTGGCGCTGCTCTACGACCGCATGCGCGAACATTTGCTCAAGCAGGACATCCTGCATGCGGACGAGACGACGCTGCAGGTGTTGCGCGAGCCCGGCAAGGCGGCCGAACCCCCCTCGTACCTGTGGCTGTATCGGACCGGGCGAACGGGTCCGCCGATCGTGCTCTACGAGTACCAGCCGACGCGAAACGGGGACCACGCGCGGAAGTTTCTTTCCGGCTTTACGGGCTACCTGCACGTCGACGGCTATGCCGGCTACCACAAAGTGCCGGGCGTCACGCTCGTCGGCTGCTGGGCGCATGCGCGGCGCAAGTTCGACGAAGCGCTGAAAGCGTTGCCCGCCGGAGCCTCCAACACCGAAACGGCAGCCCATCAGGGACGGGCGTTCTGCAACGAGCTGTTTGCCATCGAGCGCGAGCTCAAAGACGCCTCGCCGGAAGAACGTTATGCCGTCCGCCTGGAGCGAAGCAAGCCCGTGGTGGAGGCTTACTTGGCATGGCTTCGAAAGCAGCGGTCCCGGACCCTCCCGAAAAGTCTACTGGGACAGGCAATCGCGTACAGCCTCAGCCAATGGGACAAGCTGACGGCTTTTCTGCAAGACGGACGGCTGGAGCTGGACAACAACCGCAGCGAGCGGTCGATCAAGCCGTTCGTGATCGGGCGCAAGAACTGGCTGTTCGCCAACACGCCGCGTGGGGCCAAGGCCAGCGCAACGATCTACAGTGTGATCGAGACGGCGAAAGAGAATGGGCTGAATCCGTTCGAGTATCTGAAGTACCTGTTCGAGCAGCTGCCCCAGCTGGAGGATCCGAAAGATCCGGAGGCGTTGGACCGACGGTTGCCCTGGTCGTCCGAGTTGCCATCGATCTGCCGGGCGTCTGGATCGTAA